From the genome of Myxococcus stipitatus, one region includes:
- a CDS encoding ATP-grasp domain-containing protein: MDVAVLTYSGLPQLDAYDAPLLPALRDLGLDARPVVWDDPTVDFATVRVAVVRNTWDSHLRRNTFVAWATKVGRLTRLYNPADVLRWNTHKDYLRTLEGKGIPITPTVWVEKGGSLDLDALVRERGWDSVVLKPAVSAGALKTHIFPRSEAGAATARATELAAECELLVQPYLTTFETEGERSYIFFDGVLSHAVRRPPTLKSAPRGFADPVTFTPEDREELALAERVLDAMGSTLLYARVDVATDNEGRARLQEVEVTEPSLFLSLDPRAPGRLARAIAAKV; encoded by the coding sequence TTGGACGTCGCCGTTCTGACCTACTCCGGCCTTCCCCAGCTCGACGCGTACGACGCCCCGCTGCTGCCCGCGCTCCGGGACCTCGGACTGGACGCGCGCCCCGTCGTCTGGGACGACCCGACCGTGGACTTCGCCACCGTGCGCGTGGCCGTGGTGCGCAACACCTGGGACAGCCACCTGCGCCGTAACACGTTCGTGGCGTGGGCCACCAAGGTCGGCCGCCTCACCCGCCTCTACAACCCCGCGGACGTGCTGCGCTGGAACACGCACAAGGACTACCTGCGCACCCTCGAGGGCAAGGGCATCCCCATCACCCCCACCGTCTGGGTGGAGAAGGGCGGGAGCCTGGACCTGGACGCGCTCGTGCGCGAGCGGGGCTGGGACAGCGTCGTCCTCAAGCCCGCCGTGTCCGCCGGCGCCCTGAAGACCCACATCTTCCCGCGCTCGGAGGCCGGGGCGGCCACCGCGCGCGCGACGGAGCTCGCCGCCGAGTGCGAGCTGCTGGTGCAGCCCTACCTCACCACCTTCGAGACGGAGGGCGAGCGCAGCTACATCTTCTTCGACGGCGTCCTCAGCCACGCGGTGCGCCGGCCGCCCACGCTGAAGTCCGCGCCGCGCGGCTTCGCCGACCCCGTCACCTTCACGCCGGAGGACCGCGAGGAGCTGGCGCTCGCCGAGCGCGTGCTCGACGCCATGGGCTCCACCCTGCTCTACGCCCGCGTGGACGTGGCCACGGACAACGAGGGCCGCGCGCGGCTGCAAGAGGTCGAGGTGACCGAGCCGTCCCTCTTCCTGTCCCTGGACCCGCGGGCCCCGGGCCGGCTGGCCCGGGCCATCGCGGCGAAGGTCTAG
- a CDS encoding serine/threonine-protein kinase: protein MGNDLLFAQTQPPRAGGSVSGEPRAGVELREGSLLGSYQLEALLGEGSMGRVFQARHVRLGRQVALKVLKPEHARDGNFVQRFFQEARTVNQINHEHIVEIFDFVDEGEGGHVYCVMELLRGQGLGALLKQEVLSLARMQRIAVQVCAALGAAHQVGVVHRDVKPDNLFLIQRAGQPDFVKVLDFGVAKLLSAQNAAPTGTVDGTIIGTPAYMSPEQAASLPVDARSDIYAVGNIFYEMLTGHPPFQAEAFGQLVVQIITQPPPPLPTHLSTGEEVPPALAQLVMRCLAKEPEARPQSLAEVTTALLLLPVQTPAAPEAVGAMDPSERPTRRLPAVASPWRRRAALGAGAALVLTVAALIGLTRGAEPVVLAPGAEQSVVAPQSRPEPVVEPPPPSATRPAVTLTVHSFPEGAQVVRSDTGEVLGTTPLVRELPSREVPLSLRVELAGYVASERTVRLDTHAQLEVPLAKSLTAPRAEAKKAAKPAPAQRKSAPRARASESPGR from the coding sequence ATGGGCAACGACCTCCTCTTCGCTCAGACCCAGCCTCCACGCGCGGGAGGCTCCGTGAGTGGTGAGCCGCGCGCCGGCGTGGAGCTGCGGGAAGGCTCCCTGCTGGGCAGCTACCAGCTCGAGGCGCTCCTGGGCGAAGGCTCCATGGGGCGGGTGTTCCAGGCGCGCCACGTGCGGCTGGGGCGGCAGGTGGCGCTCAAGGTGCTCAAGCCCGAGCACGCCCGGGACGGCAACTTCGTCCAGCGCTTCTTCCAGGAGGCGCGCACCGTCAATCAGATCAACCACGAGCACATCGTCGAGATCTTCGACTTCGTGGACGAGGGCGAGGGCGGGCACGTCTACTGCGTCATGGAGCTGCTACGGGGCCAGGGGCTGGGCGCGCTCCTGAAGCAGGAGGTGCTGTCGCTGGCGCGCATGCAGCGCATCGCGGTGCAGGTCTGCGCGGCGCTGGGCGCGGCCCACCAGGTGGGCGTGGTGCACCGGGACGTCAAGCCCGACAACCTCTTCCTCATCCAGCGCGCGGGCCAGCCGGACTTCGTGAAGGTGCTCGACTTCGGCGTGGCGAAGCTGCTCTCCGCGCAGAACGCGGCGCCCACCGGCACGGTGGACGGCACCATCATCGGCACGCCGGCGTACATGTCCCCGGAGCAGGCGGCGAGCCTGCCGGTGGACGCGCGCTCGGACATCTACGCGGTGGGCAACATCTTCTACGAGATGCTCACCGGCCACCCGCCGTTCCAGGCGGAGGCCTTCGGGCAGCTGGTGGTGCAGATCATCACCCAGCCGCCCCCGCCCTTGCCCACGCACCTGTCCACGGGCGAGGAGGTGCCGCCCGCGCTGGCGCAGCTGGTGATGCGCTGCCTGGCCAAGGAGCCGGAGGCGCGCCCCCAGTCCCTGGCGGAGGTGACGACGGCGCTGCTGCTCCTGCCCGTCCAGACGCCGGCCGCCCCAGAGGCGGTGGGCGCGATGGACCCCTCGGAGCGGCCCACGCGGCGGCTGCCGGCGGTGGCGTCGCCGTGGCGTCGCCGCGCGGCGCTGGGCGCGGGCGCGGCGCTGGTGCTGACCGTCGCGGCGCTCATCGGCCTGACGCGCGGCGCGGAGCCGGTGGTGCTGGCCCCTGGCGCGGAGCAGTCCGTCGTGGCGCCCCAGTCCCGGCCCGAGCCCGTGGTGGAGCCGCCTCCGCCATCGGCCACGCGCCCGGCGGTGACGCTCACCGTGCACTCGTTCCCGGAGGGCGCGCAGGTGGTGCGCTCGGACACGGGCGAGGTGCTGGGCACCACCCCGCTGGTGCGAGAGCTGCCCTCGCGCGAGGTGCCGCTGAGCCTGCGCGTGGAGCTGGCGGGCTACGTGGCCTCGGAGCGCACCGTGCGGTTGGACACGCACGCCCAGCTGGAGGTGCCGCTGGCCAAGTCGCTCACGGCCCCCCGCGCCGAGGCGAAGAAGGCCGCGAAGCCCGCCCCGGCGCAGCGCAAGTCCGCCCCGCGCGCGCGCGCGTCGGAGTCGCCCGGGCGTTGA
- a CDS encoding MopE-related protein, which yields MKTFDSWRQVLACLLLVGAAACKVEFPDAPYTCETNADCGGDSFVCAELPNGGPRYCCKPESAEVCNRLDDDCDGEVDELDTPCYSGPEGTRGVGTCRDGRSVCANDLTIACVDQVKPTAERCNQLDDDCDGQVDEDFNLQTDVFNCGACGTVCAAQQNCVEGHCQKRAELDCGNGFDDNQDGQADCMDRDDCDNQACGAGCVCENGRRTESDCGDGSDGDDDGNTDCADRDDCDNQACGAGCVCVAGRKVETLCTVGSGDEDGDGRADCDDTDCAQQACGAGLTCHGAQCLEGACDNGVDDDGNGSTDCQDTGCAGLSCGLGCVCKNLARSEENCGDGLDNDGDGDTDCADRQDCDYAALATSGTTVTVMCVQGSRAEVACSGGVDDDGNGRTDCQSGNADPNCVSGECGAGCALQNCARREMACTDGRDNDGDGTEDCGDSDCNNQSCGNGCVCSGGTRKETLCNDLIDNDGNNGVDCADQTDCPRGTACMRLVNGVQTPGTCQNNRTCG from the coding sequence ATGAAGACCTTCGATTCCTGGCGCCAGGTCCTCGCGTGCCTCCTGCTGGTGGGCGCGGCGGCGTGCAAGGTGGAGTTCCCGGATGCGCCCTACACCTGCGAGACGAACGCGGACTGTGGCGGCGACTCCTTCGTCTGCGCGGAGCTCCCCAACGGTGGCCCCCGCTACTGTTGCAAGCCCGAGTCGGCGGAGGTCTGCAACCGGCTGGACGACGACTGCGACGGCGAGGTCGACGAGCTGGACACGCCCTGCTACTCGGGGCCCGAGGGGACGCGAGGCGTGGGCACGTGCCGCGACGGCCGCTCCGTGTGCGCGAACGACCTGACCATCGCCTGCGTCGACCAGGTGAAGCCGACCGCGGAGCGCTGCAACCAGCTCGATGACGACTGCGACGGACAGGTCGACGAGGACTTCAACCTGCAGACGGACGTGTTCAACTGCGGCGCGTGCGGCACGGTGTGCGCCGCCCAGCAGAACTGCGTGGAGGGCCACTGCCAGAAGCGCGCGGAGCTCGACTGCGGCAACGGCTTCGACGACAACCAGGACGGCCAGGCGGACTGCATGGACCGCGACGACTGCGACAACCAGGCGTGCGGCGCCGGCTGCGTCTGCGAGAACGGACGGAGGACGGAGTCCGACTGCGGCGACGGCAGCGACGGGGACGACGACGGCAACACCGACTGCGCGGACCGCGACGACTGCGACAACCAGGCGTGTGGCGCCGGCTGTGTGTGCGTGGCCGGCCGCAAGGTGGAGACCCTCTGCACGGTGGGCTCCGGCGACGAGGACGGCGACGGCCGCGCCGACTGCGACGACACCGACTGCGCGCAGCAGGCGTGCGGCGCGGGGCTGACGTGCCATGGGGCCCAGTGCCTCGAGGGCGCGTGCGACAACGGCGTCGACGACGACGGCAACGGCTCCACCGACTGCCAGGACACGGGCTGCGCGGGCCTCTCCTGTGGCCTGGGCTGTGTCTGCAAGAACCTCGCGAGGTCCGAGGAGAACTGCGGCGACGGGCTCGACAACGACGGCGACGGCGACACCGACTGCGCGGACCGCCAGGACTGCGACTACGCCGCCCTCGCCACCTCGGGCACCACGGTGACGGTGATGTGTGTCCAGGGGAGTCGCGCGGAGGTCGCCTGCTCGGGCGGCGTGGACGATGACGGCAACGGGCGGACCGACTGCCAGTCCGGCAACGCCGACCCCAACTGCGTCAGCGGCGAGTGCGGCGCGGGCTGCGCCCTCCAGAACTGCGCGCGCCGCGAGATGGCCTGCACCGATGGCCGGGACAACGACGGCGACGGCACCGAGGACTGCGGGGACAGCGACTGCAACAACCAGTCGTGCGGCAACGGCTGCGTGTGCAGCGGCGGCACGCGCAAGGAGACCCTCTGCAACGACCTCATCGACAATGACGGCAACAACGGCGTGGACTGCGCGGACCAGACGGACTGTCCGCGAGGGACGGCCTGCATGCGCCTCGTGAACGGGGTCCAGACGCCTGGCACGTGCCAGAACAACAGGACCTGCGGTTGA
- a CDS encoding FHA domain-containing protein, with amino-acid sequence MARALLLSLLVRQHMALKEKFRAKYPHPWLVWEAGAWNVPETTEGSVGATRLPLTDLRDCLPAGDAMCFELVALAERGPMRLGRASHNALVVNDATVSREQLVLAPLAGGRWQVARVADSRPVKLDGQDLAVEPAVELLPGAKLEVGDVRLTFHDADGFDERIARIAAQVLAQTAANR; translated from the coding sequence ATGGCACGCGCTCTGCTGCTCTCGCTGCTGGTGAGGCAGCACATGGCATTGAAGGAGAAGTTTCGCGCCAAGTACCCACACCCGTGGCTGGTGTGGGAGGCGGGCGCGTGGAACGTCCCCGAGACGACGGAGGGCAGCGTGGGGGCCACGCGCCTGCCGCTGACCGACCTGCGGGACTGCCTGCCCGCCGGGGACGCGATGTGCTTCGAACTGGTCGCGCTGGCGGAGCGGGGCCCCATGCGACTGGGGCGCGCGTCGCACAACGCCCTGGTCGTCAACGACGCCACCGTGTCACGCGAGCAGTTGGTGCTCGCGCCCCTGGCGGGCGGACGCTGGCAGGTGGCCCGCGTGGCGGACTCGCGCCCGGTGAAGCTGGACGGACAGGACCTGGCGGTGGAGCCCGCCGTGGAGCTGCTCCCCGGCGCGAAGCTCGAGGTGGGCGACGTGCGCCTCACCTTCCACGACGCGGATGGCTTCGACGAGCGCATCGCGCGCATCGCCGCGCAGGTGCTGGCGCAGACCGCCGCCAACCGCTGA
- a CDS encoding serine/threonine-protein kinase: MSAHTQTSPVSRFLSSHLRRDAQARELSVARFMAGLSGASVLVAAALGSSIGWGLTQALMGLSAVLACYYATLWRILRRGAFHPAIPWLNVAIEVSIPAVVLAFDLRYQGPVYALTAPTLVIWPTLIALATLRTNPRLALAAGILVAVEYLGIYFAFVRPLLPPESTLVTLTPSFIATRAFFFVAAGVFTAILARHFLQLTRGALSALREQEVMGKYVLHERVGAGGMAEVYRATYCPEGGFQKQVALKRILPSYADDDDFVAMFRREAELCSTLNHPNIVQVFDLGRHGGTYFLAMEFVDGMPLSALMRGLSRRPLPVAAVAFLGAELGAALDYLHRRTGPDGQPLRLVHRDVNPPNVLVSRFGDVKLSDFGIARDAARSHLTAAGSVRGKLGYLAPEQAAGHPFDGRADLFALGLTLHEALTGRRALQAATQEELLRAALDQDVAPPSRFNPEVPPALDAVVMQLLAKDPARRTPSGAVLREQLLSLDGPAAPYPQGQAQLAQAQREAQAHEQAKRATAPGNDAPTVQEKSGPARSA, encoded by the coding sequence ATGAGCGCGCACACGCAGACGAGCCCCGTCTCCCGCTTCCTCTCGAGTCACCTCCGACGCGATGCGCAGGCGCGGGAGCTGTCCGTGGCGCGCTTCATGGCGGGGCTGTCGGGCGCGTCCGTGCTGGTGGCCGCGGCGCTCGGGTCGTCCATCGGCTGGGGTTTGACGCAGGCGCTCATGGGCCTGTCGGCGGTGCTGGCCTGTTATTACGCAACGCTGTGGCGCATTTTGCGACGGGGTGCGTTCCACCCAGCCATCCCGTGGCTGAACGTGGCCATCGAGGTGAGCATCCCCGCGGTGGTGCTGGCGTTCGACCTGCGCTACCAGGGGCCCGTCTACGCGCTGACCGCTCCCACGCTGGTCATCTGGCCCACCCTCATCGCGCTGGCGACGCTGCGCACCAACCCGCGCCTGGCGCTGGCCGCGGGCATCCTCGTCGCCGTCGAGTACCTGGGCATCTACTTCGCCTTCGTCCGCCCGCTCCTGCCGCCGGAGTCGACGCTCGTCACCCTGACGCCGAGCTTCATCGCCACGCGCGCCTTCTTCTTCGTGGCCGCGGGCGTCTTCACCGCCATCCTCGCGCGGCACTTCCTCCAGCTCACCCGGGGCGCGCTGTCCGCGCTGCGCGAACAGGAGGTCATGGGCAAGTACGTGCTGCACGAACGCGTGGGCGCGGGCGGCATGGCGGAGGTGTACCGCGCCACGTACTGCCCCGAGGGTGGCTTCCAGAAGCAGGTGGCCCTCAAGCGCATCCTCCCCTCCTACGCGGACGACGACGACTTCGTCGCCATGTTCCGCCGCGAGGCGGAGCTGTGCTCCACCCTCAACCACCCCAACATCGTCCAGGTGTTCGACCTGGGGCGCCACGGCGGCACGTACTTCCTCGCCATGGAGTTCGTCGACGGCATGCCGCTGAGCGCGCTCATGCGCGGCCTGTCGCGCCGCCCCCTGCCCGTGGCCGCCGTGGCCTTCCTCGGCGCCGAACTGGGCGCCGCGCTCGACTACCTGCACCGGCGCACCGGCCCGGACGGCCAGCCGCTGCGCCTGGTCCACCGCGACGTCAACCCGCCCAACGTCCTCGTGTCACGGTTCGGCGACGTGAAGCTGTCGGACTTCGGCATCGCCCGGGACGCCGCGCGCTCGCACCTCACCGCCGCCGGCAGCGTGCGGGGCAAGCTGGGCTACCTCGCCCCCGAGCAGGCGGCCGGGCACCCCTTCGATGGCCGCGCGGACCTGTTCGCGCTGGGCCTCACGCTGCACGAGGCGCTCACCGGACGCCGCGCGCTCCAGGCCGCGACCCAGGAGGAGTTGCTGCGCGCCGCGCTCGACCAGGACGTCGCGCCCCCCTCCCGCTTCAACCCCGAGGTGCCTCCCGCGCTCGACGCCGTGGTGATGCAGCTGCTCGCGAAGGACCCCGCGCGCCGCACGCCGAGCGGCGCCGTGCTGCGCGAGCAGCTGCTCTCACTGGACGGCCCCGCAGCGCCCTATCCACAAGGCCAGGCGCAGCTGGCGCAAGCCCAGCGCGAGGCCCAGGCGCACGAGCAGGCGAAGCGCGCCACGGCGCCCGGCAACGACGCACCCACGGTCCAGGAGAAGAGCGGCCCCGCGCGCTCCGCGTGA
- a CDS encoding alpha/beta hydrolase-fold protein, with protein sequence MRRPCVVLLSACLLSACDDSEGNGYVPPPPFTQTFPDAGTTDGGTAPEPWACQRDRVAHGAPMSLLAQLQLEMSRATSAEARTAAIDRFEAAVEAQGGAPLVSDPRAGRQVVAFFARGEAAKGTSVAGAFNEWSATATPLTQVRDTDLYLVEVEIPRTGPQPYKLVKGGAYFEDPRARHVTWDRINHGGVGQFNALVYPALQDATKGRLTAWYDVKATALGDARDVFVYTPPVYDGPECPALPVLYLHDGNESLTRESFVDAADAHYQAHPEDSAVLVFVALPNQDVRLGQYTFPPALAPGWPTPRGDDYLAFIREDLMPRVASSLRVRTGPRDTGIAGASLGGLISVYAGFQFPETFGFVGTQSGTLFWPHDGEVDRNDGNAMVVRAGAEPVVPVRFYVDHGSPTAGCTLDGAPGSDDCQSNLQFVAALKSRGYGLAHLHEAGGQHDWSYWKKRLPKLLCAFRNEDPKACGL encoded by the coding sequence ATGCGCCGCCCGTGTGTCGTGCTGCTGTCCGCCTGCCTGCTGTCCGCGTGTGATGACTCGGAGGGCAACGGCTACGTGCCACCGCCCCCCTTCACGCAGACGTTCCCGGACGCGGGGACGACCGACGGAGGGACGGCGCCGGAGCCGTGGGCGTGCCAGCGAGACCGCGTGGCGCACGGCGCGCCCATGTCGCTGCTGGCGCAGCTCCAGCTGGAGATGAGCCGGGCGACCTCGGCGGAGGCGCGCACCGCGGCCATCGACCGGTTCGAGGCGGCGGTGGAGGCGCAGGGCGGCGCGCCGCTGGTGAGCGACCCGCGCGCGGGGCGGCAGGTGGTGGCGTTCTTCGCGCGGGGCGAGGCGGCGAAGGGCACGTCGGTCGCGGGCGCGTTCAACGAGTGGTCGGCCACGGCCACGCCGCTGACGCAGGTGCGCGACACGGACCTGTACCTGGTGGAGGTGGAGATTCCGCGCACGGGGCCGCAGCCGTACAAGCTGGTGAAGGGCGGCGCCTACTTCGAGGACCCGCGCGCCCGGCACGTGACGTGGGACCGCATCAACCACGGCGGGGTCGGCCAGTTCAACGCGCTCGTCTACCCGGCGCTCCAGGACGCGACGAAGGGGCGGCTGACGGCGTGGTACGACGTGAAGGCCACCGCGTTGGGAGACGCGCGCGACGTCTTCGTCTACACGCCGCCCGTCTATGACGGGCCGGAGTGCCCGGCGCTGCCGGTGCTGTACCTCCACGACGGCAACGAGAGCCTCACCCGCGAGTCCTTCGTGGACGCGGCGGACGCGCACTACCAGGCCCATCCGGAGGACTCGGCGGTGCTGGTGTTCGTGGCGCTGCCGAACCAGGACGTGCGCCTGGGGCAGTACACCTTCCCGCCCGCGCTGGCGCCCGGCTGGCCCACGCCGCGAGGGGACGACTACCTGGCCTTCATCCGCGAGGACCTGATGCCGCGCGTGGCGTCATCGCTGCGGGTGAGGACGGGGCCCCGGGACACGGGCATCGCCGGGGCCTCGCTGGGGGGGCTCATCTCCGTCTACGCGGGCTTCCAGTTCCCGGAGACGTTCGGCTTCGTGGGGACGCAGTCCGGCACGCTGTTCTGGCCGCACGACGGCGAGGTGGACCGCAACGACGGCAACGCCATGGTGGTGCGCGCGGGCGCGGAGCCGGTGGTGCCGGTGCGCTTCTACGTGGACCACGGCTCGCCCACGGCGGGCTGCACGCTGGACGGAGCGCCGGGCTCCGACGACTGCCAGTCCAACCTCCAGTTCGTCGCAGCGCTGAAGTCGCGGGGCTATGGGCTGGCGCACCTGCACGAGGCGGGCGGGCAGCACGACTGGTCCTACTGGAAGAAGCGCCTGCCGAAGCTGCTGTGCGCGTTCCGCAACGAGGACCCGAAGGCGTGCGGCCTGTAG